The window GCTATCAAAGCGCTATCAAGGCGCTAGCTAACCACGCTAGTCATAATCTTCTGATAAATGTTATTTCCCAACACAAGACTGGCCGTAGCAACGTTTCCGTCCTTTTCTATAACTATTTGGTTCCGTAAATAATTGAGATGATTATGTTGACGCCATCCATTTTAAGTGAGGCCTACAGAAGCAACGACGTCATTTAGCTAAGCTAAGCTATTGTGTTGTGCACAATAGCAGTCATGGTAATTGCGCCGGAAATCCACATTGCGCAGTCATTTGCATGAAAATATTATTAGTCAAACAAATTtggcctttcattttttttaaacaccaagttttatttcttgttgcgGGTGAGTTGGAATATGGATAAAATTGAGTTTCTGTAGTAGAGGTGTGACGTTCTGTCAGTATGGTGACATATCGCGAGACTTTGTATTTGAATAGGTTAATTAAATGTGCGGCCCAAATTCTTCGTCTAGGAGCGCGTGTATGTTAATTAATTAACAGTTAATACGCATAGGACGTCGCGGGTGATGTTCCCGGCCCGTATTAATAATTGTTGCATCGCCATATTGTTGCGTGGTTGTCGCTTATTTTATCAGCTCGTAGTCAGGTTTCCACCCCACTCTGAAGTTAATAGTCACGTTTGATGGGATTATTCATGATTGTTTTGTCTTTCAGGAACAAAGTGTCAAACGTCACAATGGTGAAAATTTTCGTGGGGAACCTGTCGCCCGAGACCACGGCGGACGAGCTGCGCTCGCTCTTCTCCCAATACGGCAAGATCGCCGAGTGCTCCATTCTGAAGAGTTTCGGATTCGTGCACATGGACAGCAAGGCCGAGGCGGAGGAGGCCATCCGCAACCTCCACCAGTATCAGCTGAACGGCCAGGCCATGAACGTGGAGTTGAGCCGAGCCAAAACCAAGGGCTCCACCAAGCTCCACGTGGGCAACATCGCCTGCACCAACCAGGAGCTGCGAGCCAAGTTCGAAGAGTACGGCTCGGTGGTGGAGTGCGACATAGTTAAAAACTATGCCTTTGTGCACATGGAGCGCATGGAGGACGCCATGGAGGCCATTCATCAATTAGACAACACGGCTTTTAAAGGTGAACTCCTGGGCTGGGCTTATTGGGGAATGTATTTCAACTGTTTTCTTGTTTACCCATTCATAGTCGCGATTAGCCAGCAGGTGAGTGAGCGTTCCCGTGCCGGCGCAAACGTAGGGCTGGGCGATTGCCGTGTGTCAATTTGACCCTGCTCCAGTTATTCTGGGCTCATTTAAATTTGCGCGGCAAATCGCCCAGCCCTCCTCGGCGGCGATTGTTATAAAGCTGGTATCCGTAGTCGGGCCTTAGCTCGCAACGGAGCCCCCGAGACCGAAATGTACGCGTGCCGGGCCTTGTTGCGTTTTGCGAAGGCGCGCGCGGTTCCCCGAGCATATCGCGTAACGCGGCCCGGGGCGACGGAACGGCTAGCGAAAGAGCGCCGTGTAAGCGGGCAGGGTTCTACGGCTAACTTGGGCGCGCGCGGCCGAGCGCCGGTATGTCATAATGTTGCGTCTGTGAGCTATCTGGCATACAAGACAGCGTGGGTTATTTTTAAGGAGGGGGGGTTTGGAAGCCATTATATTGTAGACACATTTGGCTGCAAAGCAAAGTCTTTTGTCAATGAGGCTAACGGCACGCTAGCATCCGAGCTACCTCTTTTTTTCATCgtagttttttcctcttttggtATTAAGTCATCAAAGCAGTAAGGCCAATCGGCTTTTTCCCTTGACAGCGGCGGTACATCGTGCCATTAAATTAGCGGCGTCGGAAAACATTTGGTGGTCAGCCTTAGCGTTGCGAACGTTACGGATTTCAGCTTTAATAACGTGTGGATGTGTTGTGATGTTCAGATCTCgtgttaattgtttttttttttcccctatttgAGGCTAGTTCTGGGGGTGGCTaagcaatgttttttaatttttttaaaaaaatattccccaaatgattGCAATCAAGTCCTTATTGAGTGTTTCTTTTCCAAAGGGAAACTGATGAGCGTGAAGCTTTCGACTAGCCGCCTCCGTACTGCGCCGGGAATGGGAGACCGATCGGGTTGTTATCGTTGCGGGCAAGAAGGCCACTGGTCCAAAGAGTGCCCCCTAGATCAAAACGGCTTCCACAGAAACGGCTCAGAGCCAAACTCTGATGGATTCGATGCCACCCGATTTGATCAGAACCGGGCGTTTCAAGCGGGCTTCAGCGGCGCGGATACGGAGTTCGGCGCCGGCTACGCCGCCGTGCCGGGCGTTTCCCGTGGCGGCGCTCACGGCGCCAACGCGGCGGCGTTCAGAGCGGGTCCGGGCTTCGAGAACGCGGCCAGGTACGCCGCGCACCCAGGTTACGGCGTGTCCGCCACCGCGGCCGCGTACCAGGGCGACGGCACGTACTACGGCGCCGTACCGGGCTTCCCGGTGCGCCGTTCGCCTTACGAGGAGCGAGATCCGTACGGAGTCGTGGACTACTACGGGAAGTACAGGGCCAATATGTACGGCGCCGGTTATTACGAGGAGCAACGCGCCGCGACCACGCCTGCTCCAGCGCTGCCCGCCACCACGCCTGTTCGCGCGGCGGCGTCTAGCATCGAGGCGTATCAGTGCCCCCAGGTTCCTGCTGCACCGGTCACCGTCCCTTCGTACCACGCACGCGACCGGAGTCCGAttcggagagtcgccgccgccgccgctgccgccgagGGCGAAGGATACACGTATCCGCCGGGTTCGCAGATCCCCACCGTCGGCCGCTTCCAATAAGTACGACGTCGGATGATCCGCGGGAGCCGGCGATGGcgatgtttctctctctctttctttctctctcgccttttctctcacacacactcactcactctcacaactAATTGTTAGAGCTTCTCGGCCATTAGAATTAGCCAACGACAAGTTGAGTTGATCATActtcaagacaaaaaaagttaCGTTCTAcagtgtttgatttttttcgcTAGCACTGAAAGTGGGCGTGATGACCTTCACGCGTCCCTCCTTTTGACAGTAACTacgttgagttttttttttttttttttttttttagggtgctCAGTCGGCCAATTCCCAATTGGGCGCatgtctttttgttttcctttccagGCCAAGCATGCCCTGTGCTTTGTGCTTCGTACTTGTAGTGTAGTTGTCAGACCCTAAAAGTGTAGCGACGTATATGAGGCAATGGTGTAACCTGTAAATACTGCTTAGATTGCCTACATTGTATTTGATTGAGGCTTAGATGTCACGTGTACATGGGGTGCTTTGTTTATTCTAGGAGGAAAGCCCCGATTCTTTAATTTTTGAAGTATATCTAGTTGGGTTATCGTcaataaggagaaaaaaagtgctttttgCATTGCTGTAAACACCCAAATTTTGTTTGCTCTAAATTTTCATTTCCTTACATGGACTCCTTAATGTCTGTCGCCTCCTAATTATAATAAACTGATTCAAGTCAAATTATGGGTGTGTTTTAATTCAGTGTATTTGGAGTTGTTGCAACGCATGCCATCTCTCCAGTCTAAGCCTAATTGCCCATGATGCTAGTTTTTGGAAATTTAGTTCTCAGTACAGAAAAATGGGTTTTGTagtacatttgaatatttttgggtCCAATTAGAGGTGCATCCCTCCCTCATTGTTGACTGTATGGGCATTTTCAATTTCCAAACTAACTTTAggtgaatgttttttattttattattattctcccCCTTCCTCCACACGAGATCTGAACCATCAACATTAAACTATGACAACACAGTTATGCCACTCTAGTACTCACCGGcttccattgacagcgatagacttccaatccatttccagTGAAAATAGATTGTCCATCTATCTCTGTgattggcagccagtgagttataAAATAGATTGTCCGTTTATCGCTGTGATTGGCAACCACCGACTAACATTAAAGACCGTCAAACAGTAGATCCAATGTTGATCTTTCGTAATGTCGGCGTCGCAAGCGGTAATGTGCCAAAAGTACCATGCTGTCAATAGAAAAAGGGATCCTTTGTTCAGCTTTAATAGACTACAACCTGTCAGAATTGTACTTTATCTGCCATTTAAAGGTTACAAATCTTGAATCCCATTCAACCTTGACGTTTTGTTGAACGCTAATTTGACTCGATCTGGTACTGCTTCTTGTATCACTTTGCTTTATTATGGTGTCATCCCGGAGGGCGCGTCTTTTTTTTCGCGACCAATAGGAGAGCTTCTTATTGCCTAGTTCCCTCCCTCAAGCTAGCGCCCGCCTTTGTGGTCCCTGCGTGGGCCGCCATTTTGTTGATTCGCTCGCGACCGCGTCACCAAACTACTAGCGCgaggcttctttttttctcccctgctCGTCTTTCTCAAAGCCGGGGCCTCATTGCCAAACATTCTCTTCCACAGCGGGTCGACGGGTGGAGCCCAAAATGGCGACGGGCGCAAACGCAACCCCGCTGGGCAAGTTGCACCCCAGCATCGGGGCGAAACGAGGCTTCGAAGCAGGGCCGGGCGCTGGGAACGGCATGATGCCCACCGCGGCGCCGGTCGTGTCCTTTCCGCCCGTTCAAGTGTTCCAACCCCCGGTGGTCACGCAGGCCTTTGCGCAGACGCACCAGTTTAGCCCACCGAGCGGCTTTTCGCCCCAACAACAAGGTAAGCGCCGGCGACCGAAGCTAACTAGCTaacaagctagctagctagtcgGGGGCTCATAACGTGGCTATTCTGCGTCATGGCGCTGATGAAAACTAATGCGAATGAGCGCTGCCCATTTACAGTAACCGTAAGAGTGCTGTGTTTGATGTTAAAAGACAAAATTATCTTCCAAGTATGTCAAGTGCGcccttgttatcattttttttaattatagacGAGTGCTGTTTGATTATAAAGGACAAAATTCTCTTGCAAGTATGTCAAGTGCGcccttgttatcatttttttaaattatagacACGTCTTCAGTGGGTCGATTTATTTGATTCAAAAATGATTATTTGATATTGAGCCATCAAACAAAAATGTAGGGGCGTTTTGTATGAGAACCCCGTACATGCAAAACATCCCATGTTAACTCTATGGGtcctgatagacgtccaaatcatttgaactgggagggtcgtCAGACCCACAGTTGAAATGAACCGTGCATCTAGTCGCTAATGGAAGCTGTAGAATTCAAGTTTGACCAActgttatttttctttgcaGATTTCAACCAGAAGAAACAAAGGAAAAAGAGTCGCTGGAGTAGCGAAACgcccgaccaaaagaccgtcatACCGGGCATGCCCACGGTCATCCCCCCTGGACTGACCCGAGACCAAGAAAGAGCCTACATAGGTAATTTTCTTCCACACTTATCTCCATCTCATGTCGCTTCAAAGTATGCACTTTCATTTCCcaaaactttgattttttttcccacaaagtTGACCCGGTTCCATTTTTTAACTCCTGTTTCTCATCGGCACAATGCATaaagatgacttttttttgttctgatttttttaaatttatttttttgcttcaagTTCTTAGCCAACGGTTAACTGTGGTCATCTCTCGAGTGATGTTAAAAGTCCGGTGGATGTTTGCGGTCATTGGCAAGTCGTAGCACCTGCCCaaaggttgatttttttttttttcacccccgcTCGCTCGCTGATATTTGTCCATAAAGCGCAGGTCACAGTTCACCGTCTTGCCTGACCCCTccccaaaaacaacaatacatCGATGTCCTTGTGCATGGGTGCTCATGATGTCCTTAACATGCTAAAGTTCTGCtttgtgtatttctttttaatttttttggtccGAGTGTGACGACACCGCTTCAATGGCAAACCAATTTTCAAAATTGTAAAAGTTGAGGGGCAAAACTCATCCTCGGGGCGCCTTGGTGGTCCCCGAGTAGTGTTTTTCTCCATAACTGACAATTGTGTGGAAGTCGGGTCATTGGTAATGGTTGTACGTCGCTGGTTTGTggccattcattatttttgcccACTTTTCCGTTGTTACACGTGGCTGTTTtttggaattattattattttttgcccaTTCACTAATACGAGACACTCCCGTACGTCACTACccgctttttttatttttatttcgtATCAGGTATCATTGGGAGCGGGCAAATCCTCACtggccaaaaaaaaatggcgtcaCGCCTTAATGATACCTGAAAGAAAAGCGAAAACACGGTACGGTGACTTGTGGGGCGCCTTCATTGAataataagaagaagaagaatgtcAATTTGGCGAGCCGACGGGAAACACCAGGCGGCTTTGCCATTTCAATTAACCCTTTCAGCCAGCCCGAGGTTACACTTTAGGAATTTCTAAAATGTGCCTTTTCTttctaattaccgtattttcacgactataaggcacacttaaaagtcttaaattttctccaaaatagacagggcgccttataatccagtgtactttatatatggaaaaaaagtcattcattgagggtgcgccttatagtcgtgaaaatacggtgtttttttccccatttatttacaatagttttttttttttttagttctcaCACTTGTTTCAATTAATATGAGGCTTTTTTATTGCCCGCTGCAAAAATATACTAATAATACCCTTGGATGTCACataaataaatgttaattttttgCTATAAAGGGTTAATTTTGGCGCTGGTGGTCCAAACGGCGGCTGCATTTGTCGCcatgaaatgtttttgaaatgaatgCATTGTTGTGGCGATCGACTGCAAAGCGAGCGTCATCGTCCCGCTAATGTTAACCACAGCTAAAagcgagcattttttttctaaagagcGGGCGCTCCGCGCCGCCCGACGCGCCTTCGGTTGTTTGTTTTGCCGCGAGACGGCGCTCCCGGAGCCTTGTCTCGTTTTGATGGTGTTGTGATAACCACATTTCTCCCCATCCTTGTTTTTCTTTCCTAACCTGAATTCTTCCAGTCCAACTGCAGATTGAAGACCTGACACGTAAACTGCGTACGGGAGACCTGGGAATCCCTGTTAACCCTGAGGACAGGTCGGAAAAAGATTTAAACCCACCAACAGTAACAATTTCTCTACCTTCTTGCCTTTTTGTATGtggaagggtaaaaaaaaaaaaagttttcctgTTTTATTAGAGCAAGTATCAcgtgtgtgtagttgttaaaaTCCCAGTCTTAACGAATTGACTCATGCTTTGAACGTTATTCTCTATTTGGTGACAATTTTAGGCGCCGTATCGATCCCTCCAAAACAAAATAGCATTTACAAAGCAAGAATCTGGACCAAattagttatttatttccttccGTCTATACTTTTGATGACGGGCCGTCGCGCTTGTTTGACAATGGATGCAAATTCAGCTATTACGTGTtatgaatttatattttttcaaactggACGGGGTGCTTAAGCATACAAGTACTTTTATACCCTTAAGAGTTTAGCAGTTtgcacctttttttccccccttaaagTAACCTGACAGGCGAATGTCCGGTTTGTTGACTATGTTAGCGGACAACAACGAGCAAGAACATGGTTACGACTACAATGAGGTGGCAAACGCTTGCCCAGAATTTTAGCCACAGCTTCGATAGCTATTTTAGAAGGGAGAATTATTCTTCACACGCTGCCACGCAAGAGTGCACATTCGGGCGAGCTTTTTAAAACTTTGGAACGCAGCGACCCAAAAGTTGATTTTTACAGCTGCAGCTCTCACCCGCCGCCGCCGTTCCTTAATCTTTCGGGACGAGCGAGCGagccggcgggcgggcggagGTGCTTGTCGTCCTCGCCGCCGGAGCGACTTGGACTTGACTTGGTCTCCCTCCCTCCGTGAGCTCCACGTCAAATGGCCGGCTAATTAACGTCTCTCTCCGCGGGGAGAGCGTAGGAAGAGGTGGATATCTAATCCTAATTCCTTTCCTCTAACCCAAATTACCACCCCCTCCCCCCGTCAAGCTAACCCTTTTTCAAGCACAGAGCCTCCTTAACGCAGCGCCGCAGGTTTTCAGCACCCGAGGGGAGGTACGGACAACCCGGCGGTGGCTCTCGTCGCCTCTGCTTAGGATTCCATTTTCCTTCCGACCGACTCTTCTCTCTTTTTAGGCCAACAATCCTGTACGCAGGTGTTGTTACTACTCTTTTTAGGCCAACAATCCTGTACGCAGGTGTTGTTACTATATGGCCGCCACTCATTTGAGTATTGGATCACGGCTTTGGTTCTGCTTACTGGCAGAGCGTGGCGACGCGCCACTGTCGTCTTCCTAGATTAAATGCTATGCCACgactttaaacaaaaaagaaagaaaaagaagag is drawn from Stigmatopora argus isolate UIUO_Sarg chromosome 20, RoL_Sarg_1.0, whole genome shotgun sequence and contains these coding sequences:
- the rbm4.1 gene encoding RNA-binding protein 4.1, translating into MVKIFVGNLSPETTADELRSLFSQYGKIAECSILKSFGFVHMDSKAEAEEAIRNLHQYQLNGQAMNVELSRAKTKGSTKLHVGNIACTNQELRAKFEEYGSVVECDIVKNYAFVHMERMEDAMEAIHQLDNTAFKGKLMSVKLSTSRLRTAPGMGDRSGCYRCGQEGHWSKECPLDQNGFHRNGSEPNSDGFDATRFDQNRAFQAGFSGADTEFGAGYAAVPGVSRGGAHGANAAAFRAGPGFENAARYAAHPGYGVSATAAAYQGDGTYYGAVPGFPVRRSPYEERDPYGVVDYYGKYRANMYGAGYYEEQRAATTPAPALPATTPVRAAASSIEAYQCPQVPAAPVTVPSYHARDRSPIRRVAAAAAAAEGEGYTYPPGSQIPTVGRFQ